The Aphelocoma coerulescens isolate FSJ_1873_10779 chromosome 2, UR_Acoe_1.0, whole genome shotgun sequence genome contains a region encoding:
- the LOC138106880 gene encoding tubulin beta-1 chain-like produces MPGPGPPHAVPAARHRGAGRGARFKGQRGARPPQLRVRAAKEAAAAAAAAAAAAAAAAAAAAAAAAAAAAAAAAAAAAAAAAAAAAAAAAAAAAAAAAASATGTMREIVHIQAGQCGNQIGAKFWEVISDEHGIDPTGSYHGDSELQLERINVYYNEAAGNKYVPRAILVDLEPGTMDSVRSGPFGQIFRPDNFVFGQSGAGNNWAKGHYTEGAELVDSVLDVVRKESESCDCLQGFQLTHSLGGGTGSGMGTLLISKIREEYPDRIMNTFSVMPSPKVSDTVVEPYNATLSVHQLVENTDETYCIDNEALYDICFRTLKLTTPTYGDLNHLVSATMSGVTTCLRFPGQLNADLRKLAVNMVPFPRLHFFMPGFAPLTSRGSQQYRALTVPELTQQMFDSKNMMAACDPRHGRYLTVAAIFRGRMSMKEVDEQMLNVQNKNSSYFVEWIPNNVKTAVCDIPPRGLKMSATFIGNSTAIQELFKRISEQFTAMFRRKAFLHWYTGEGMDEMEFTEAESNMNDLVSEYQQYQDATADEQGEFEEEGEEDEA; encoded by the exons atgcccgggccgggcccgccccaCGCCGTTCCCGCCGCACGTCACCGtggggcggggcgcggcgcccGATTTAAGGGACAGCGAGGGGCGCGGCCGCCGCAGCTGCGAGTGCGGGCGGCGaaggaggcggcagcagcagcagcagcagcagcagcagcagcagcagcagcagcagcagcagcagcagcagcagcagcagcagcagcagcagcagcagcagcagcagcagcagcagcagcagcagcagcagcagcagcagcagcagcagcagcagcagcagcagcagcagcggcagcttCGGCCACCGGCACCATGCGTGAGATCGTGCACATCCAGGCCGGGCAGTGCGGCAACCAGATCGGCGCCAAG TTCTGGGAGGTCATCAGCGATGAGCATGGCATTGATCCCACGGGCAGCTACCATGGGGACAgtgagctgcagctggagaggatcaatgTCTACTACAATGAAGCTGCCG GTAACAAGTATGTCCCCCGTGCCATCCTCGTGGACTTGGAACCCGGCACCATGGACTCCGTGCGCTCCGGCCCCTTTGGACAGATCTTCCGTCCCGACAACTTTGTCTTTG GTCAGAGCGGGGCTGGCAACAACTGGGCCAAGGGGCACTACACGGAAGGCGCTGAGCTGGTGGACTCTGTGCTGGATGTGGTGAGGAAGGAGTCGGAGAGCTGTGACTGCCTCCAGGGCTTCCAGCTGACCCACTCGCTGGGCGGAGGCACGGGCTCCGGCATGGGCACCCTCCTGATCAGCAAGATCCGGGAGGAGTACCCCGACCGCATCATGAACACCTTCAGCGTCATGCCCTCGCCCAAGGTGTCGGACACGGTGGTGGAGCCCTACAATGCCACCCTCTCTGTGCACCAGCTGGTGGAGAACACGGACGAGACCTACTGCATTGACAACGAGGCCCTGTATGACATTTGCTTCCGCACCCTGAAGCTGACCACTCCCACGTacggggacctcaaccacctgGTGTCGGCCACCATGAGCGGCGTGACCACCTGCCTTCGCTTCCCCGGCCAGCTGAACGCCGACCTGCGCAAGCTGGCGGTCAACATGGTGCCTTTCCCGCGGCTGCACTTCTTCATGCCAGGCTTTGCCCCGCTGACCAGCCGCGGCAGCCAGCAGTACCGCGCCCTGACGGTGCCCGAGCTGACGCAGCAGATGTTCGACTCCAAGAACATGATGGCTGCCTGCGACCCCCGCCACGGCCGCTACCTGACGGTGGCCGCCATCTTCCGGGGCCGCATGTCCATGAAGGAGGTGGACGAGCAGATGCTCAACGTGCAGAACAAGAACAGCAGCTACTTTGTGGAGTGGATCCCCAACAACGTGAAGACAGCCGTCTGCGACATCCCCCCGCGCGGCCTCAAGATGTCCGCCACCTTCATCGGCAACAGCACGGCCATCCAGGAGCTCTTCAAGAGGATCTCGGAGCAGTTCACGGCCATGTTCCGGCGCAAGGCTTTCTTGCACTGGTACACCGGCGAGGGCATGGATGAAATGGAGTTCACGGAGGCTGAGAGCAACATGAACGACCTGGTCTCCGAATACCAGCAATACCAGGATGCCACTGCTGATGAGCAGGGCGAGTttgaagaggaaggagaggaggacgAGGCTTAA